In one window of Methanoculleus chikugoensis DNA:
- a CDS encoding glycosyltransferase family 2 protein, translating into MVIPLYNKAPYIERAVRSVLAQTEQEFEVIVVDDGSTDGGATIVERFADARIRLIVQENRGASAARNRGIREANADLVAFLDADDEWHPTFLGAVLDLCRRYPRAGAYATAYAVYNPDGGMRVASIAAVPPAPWSGLLPNYFQSATLGEPPVSASSVAIPREVLEEMGGFIEGFWWGEDVDLWGRIAFCYPIAFTHRIGAVYHTEIACRACTRVQPVPENPFVASARQAAKRGLIPPEMLDDVLEYVAAKQLQTAARNIQAGRPDLARANLAWCPTRRFRQRKFSYSLMAFIPAPWYRRYRGLKAALLPTVTEPSDSRPRQH; encoded by the coding sequence TCGGTGCTTGCCCAGACCGAACAGGAGTTCGAGGTCATCGTCGTAGACGACGGGTCGACCGACGGGGGTGCGACGATCGTCGAGCGCTTTGCAGACGCCCGGATACGCTTGATCGTGCAGGAAAACCGGGGCGCCTCGGCTGCACGGAACCGGGGGATCCGGGAGGCGAACGCGGATCTCGTAGCGTTTCTAGATGCAGATGACGAATGGCATCCAACTTTTCTAGGGGCGGTTCTCGACCTCTGCAGGCGTTACCCCCGGGCCGGGGCTTATGCGACGGCCTACGCGGTCTACAACCCGGACGGCGGTATGCGGGTCGCCTCGATTGCGGCCGTGCCTCCGGCCCCCTGGAGCGGGCTGCTCCCGAACTACTTTCAGTCGGCAACCCTCGGTGAGCCGCCGGTCAGCGCCTCCTCAGTGGCGATACCCAGAGAGGTCTTGGAGGAGATGGGTGGATTTATCGAAGGGTTCTGGTGGGGCGAGGATGTGGACCTCTGGGGCAGGATTGCGTTCTGCTACCCGATCGCATTCACCCATCGGATCGGTGCGGTTTACCATACCGAAATTGCCTGCAGGGCCTGCACAAGGGTCCAGCCAGTCCCCGAGAACCCGTTCGTCGCCTCGGCACGGCAAGCGGCCAAACGCGGGCTGATTCCTCCGGAGATGCTTGACGACGTGCTGGAGTATGTTGCCGCAAAACAACTGCAGACTGCAGCGCGGAACATCCAGGCCGGGCGCCCCGACCTCGCGCGGGCCAACCTGGCCTGGTGCCCGACCCGGAGGTTCCGCCAACGAAAATTCTCGTACTCCCTGATGGCGTTCATACCCGCTCCCTGGTACCGGCGCTACCGGGGCCTGAAAGCAGCCCTCTTACCGACGGTCACCGAACCGTCGGACAGCAGGCCCCGTCAGCACTGA
- a CDS encoding glycosyltransferase: MAPENGDHLVVFTTSYPFSRVVESFLDRELPHLSSVFDTVTLVPRLSPPPGERLDRPLPENISAETSIMHDAQKESTAAYYLHLILSSLASPEFYAEFRQNYRCMIHPAGMRKALGYLGIALDVRDWVARRVEEGLLDPARTLLYTYWFDGTALGAALAKRDFPEIRCVSRAHGYDLYAERYTPPYMPFEETRTCSPDRIYPVSEHGKRYLSARHPSCASGFRVARLGTGDPGFLTPPSLDGVFRVVSCSHIIPIKRIDLLLRGLAEAGRMQPDREFEWVHIGGGPLQAELATYADATLPGNVSHRFTGYLDNAAVLEHYRQSPIDVFINVSESEGIPVSIMEAESCGIPVIATAVGGIPEIVSDATGILLPEHPAPRDIAKAVVRIAADPGGTRAIRSACRENWERCYDADRNFGAFAGDLQALLR; this comes from the coding sequence ATGGCTCCCGAGAACGGCGACCACCTGGTTGTCTTCACTACATCCTACCCCTTCAGCAGGGTCGTGGAGTCGTTCCTCGACCGGGAGCTCCCGCACCTCTCCTCGGTGTTTGACACCGTCACGCTCGTCCCGCGCCTCTCTCCCCCGCCCGGCGAGAGGCTCGACCGGCCGCTCCCGGAGAACATATCGGCCGAGACTTCCATCATGCACGATGCGCAGAAAGAGAGCACGGCAGCCTACTACCTGCACCTCATCCTCTCATCGCTTGCATCACCGGAGTTCTACGCAGAGTTCCGGCAAAACTACCGGTGCATGATCCACCCGGCCGGGATGCGCAAGGCGCTCGGCTACCTCGGCATCGCGCTCGACGTCCGGGACTGGGTCGCACGGAGGGTCGAAGAGGGGCTGCTCGATCCCGCCCGCACGCTCCTCTACACCTACTGGTTCGACGGCACCGCGCTTGGCGCCGCGCTGGCGAAGAGGGACTTCCCGGAGATCCGGTGCGTCTCGCGGGCGCACGGGTATGACCTCTACGCCGAGCGCTACACCCCGCCCTACATGCCGTTTGAGGAGACCAGAACCTGCTCCCCTGACCGGATCTACCCCGTCTCGGAGCACGGGAAGAGGTATCTTTCAGCCCGGCACCCCTCGTGTGCATCCGGCTTCCGGGTGGCCCGACTTGGTACGGGAGATCCCGGGTTCCTCACGCCCCCCTCCCTCGACGGGGTCTTTCGGGTCGTCTCCTGTTCCCACATCATTCCGATAAAACGCATCGATCTCCTGCTCAGGGGCCTTGCGGAGGCAGGCCGGATGCAGCCAGACCGGGAGTTTGAGTGGGTGCACATCGGCGGAGGGCCGTTGCAGGCAGAGTTGGCGACCTACGCCGATGCGACGCTGCCAGGGAACGTCAGCCACCGGTTCACCGGGTACCTCGACAACGCCGCCGTCCTGGAGCATTACCGGCAGAGCCCCATCGACGTCTTCATAAATGTCAGCGAGTCCGAGGGCATCCCGGTCTCGATCATGGAGGCGGAGAGCTGCGGTATCCCGGTGATCGCAACGGCGGTGGGCGGGATCCCGGAGATCGTCTCCGACGCTACGGGCATCCTGCTCCCGGAGCACCCGGCGCCACGGGATATAGCAAAAGCCGTCGTCAGGATCGCTGCCGACCCTGGCGGCACCCGGGCGATACGGTCGGCGTGCAGGGAGAACTGGGAACGCTGCTATGACGCGGACCGGAACTTCGGTGCCTTCGCTGGCGACCTGCAGGCCCTCCTGCGGTGA
- a CDS encoding glycosyltransferase family 4 protein, whose product MKVALITNYWKESQGGGIRVYLQNLVNELAASGADIRVIFREGHDPDEVGIPASQRLFAVRSLFALRDYGPDVVTVHGGWHCLFPAIAYKLLHGCIVVQTFHTEPEEALTDRFRLFYQTLLNRCDHVTFVSNRLRERTFEVWNLKFPRTEITYAGAPEIAMVTPERVAAFRERFGIEDRRPVLLALGLTALKYKAEGLKHLIRAVNLLKEKYPEIVLVATRKGVFSPEVEEFARAEGASGHVVFTGDIEDTAVPLSFCDIYTHITFGDGLPIALLEAMAMGKPIIATPVAGIPEAIRDGENGILVPPEPVEIAKMIDYLIENPDIARRLGENAKRTVDERFTWQKSAAKFLTLFSDGWRV is encoded by the coding sequence ATGAAGGTCGCGCTCATCACCAACTACTGGAAGGAGAGCCAGGGCGGAGGCATCAGGGTCTACCTGCAGAACCTGGTCAACGAACTTGCTGCAAGCGGCGCCGATATCCGGGTCATATTCAGGGAAGGGCATGATCCCGACGAGGTCGGGATCCCGGCGAGCCAGCGGCTCTTTGCGGTGCGGTCGCTCTTTGCCCTGCGTGACTACGGGCCGGACGTCGTCACCGTTCACGGCGGCTGGCACTGCCTCTTCCCTGCAATCGCCTACAAACTCCTCCACGGCTGCATCGTTGTGCAGACATTCCACACCGAGCCGGAGGAGGCGCTGACGGACCGGTTCAGGCTCTTCTACCAGACCCTCCTCAACCGGTGCGACCACGTAACGTTCGTATCGAACCGGCTCAGGGAGAGGACCTTCGAGGTCTGGAACCTGAAGTTCCCGAGGACCGAGATAACCTACGCAGGGGCCCCTGAGATTGCCATGGTGACCCCGGAGAGGGTCGCTGCGTTCCGCGAGCGGTTTGGCATCGAAGACCGCCGGCCGGTGCTCCTTGCCCTCGGCCTGACCGCGCTGAAGTACAAGGCCGAAGGCCTGAAACATCTCATCCGGGCCGTCAATCTCCTCAAAGAGAAGTATCCGGAGATCGTCCTTGTCGCGACCCGGAAGGGCGTCTTCTCCCCGGAGGTAGAGGAGTTCGCACGGGCCGAAGGGGCGTCCGGGCACGTTGTCTTCACGGGAGATATCGAGGACACCGCTGTGCCGCTCTCCTTCTGCGATATCTACACGCACATCACCTTCGGGGACGGGTTGCCGATAGCGCTCCTTGAGGCGATGGCCATGGGCAAACCCATCATTGCAACCCCTGTGGCGGGGATACCGGAGGCGATCAGAGATGGGGAGAATGGTATCCTCGTGCCGCCGGAGCCGGTTGAGATCGCTAAAATGATCGACTACCTGATCGAGAACCCGGATATAGCCCGGCGCCTCGGAGAAAATGCGAAGAGGACCGTTGACGAACGGTTTACGTGGCAGAAGAGCGCAGCGAAGTTTTTGACGCTCTTCTCGGACGGTTGGCGGGTGTGA
- a CDS encoding glycosyltransferase family 4 protein gives MLTTTHLPYDGRIFEKEAKSLTKEHDIIIIAPSEYGGIEENSGVKIVAVRKPASNLLHPLTLWRVLRAGLGEECDVIHCHEPDALLAALLLKAVKGRKVVYDIHEHWPSEIPFDLGVPNVSVLTRVLEPLLSRGEVLLSRFADARIAVSESVAERFGKNGTRPVIISNYSVAESAPPPALPAGGNRNVVYMAGNMQMFHGIRECIQAMSKVAAIYPDISLTLVGNVREDIGAIAAGADPRPEITLTGYLPYREMYDTLRMGSIGLLVFQPDYYNAYIGLPNKLFDYMLCGLPVVASDFPEIRKVVAETECGVLVDPTDPDAIAEAITYLLEHPDAARRMGENGRKAVLERYNWGEMEKRLLGVYRAIEGQLGGGGV, from the coding sequence ATGCTTACCACGACTCACCTCCCCTACGACGGGCGGATATTCGAGAAGGAGGCGAAGAGCCTTACAAAGGAGCATGATATTATAATCATCGCTCCTTCGGAATACGGGGGTATCGAGGAGAACAGCGGTGTGAAGATCGTCGCCGTCCGGAAACCCGCTTCAAACCTCCTTCATCCCCTGACACTCTGGAGAGTGCTTCGGGCAGGTCTGGGAGAGGAGTGCGACGTCATTCACTGCCATGAACCGGACGCTCTCCTCGCAGCGCTCCTGTTGAAGGCCGTGAAAGGCCGAAAGGTCGTCTACGACATCCACGAGCACTGGCCGAGCGAGATCCCGTTCGATCTCGGTGTCCCGAACGTGTCAGTCCTCACGAGGGTTCTTGAACCCCTGCTTTCCCGGGGAGAGGTTCTGCTCTCGCGGTTTGCCGACGCGAGGATTGCCGTCAGCGAGAGTGTCGCGGAGCGGTTCGGCAAGAACGGGACGCGTCCTGTGATCATCTCCAACTACTCGGTCGCCGAGTCGGCGCCGCCACCGGCATTGCCGGCAGGGGGCAACCGTAACGTGGTCTACATGGCCGGGAACATGCAGATGTTTCACGGCATCAGGGAATGCATCCAGGCGATGTCGAAGGTGGCGGCGATATACCCCGACATCTCCCTGACGCTCGTCGGGAACGTCCGGGAGGATATCGGGGCGATTGCGGCGGGGGCGGACCCGCGGCCGGAGATCACGCTGACAGGCTACCTCCCCTACCGGGAGATGTACGACACCCTGCGCATGGGGAGCATCGGGCTCCTCGTCTTCCAGCCCGACTACTACAACGCCTACATCGGCCTCCCGAACAAGCTCTTTGACTATATGCTCTGCGGCCTTCCTGTCGTTGCAAGCGACTTTCCGGAGATCCGGAAGGTGGTGGCGGAGACAGAGTGCGGGGTGCTGGTCGACCCGACCGACCCCGATGCGATCGCGGAGGCGATCACCTATCTTCTGGAACACCCGGACGCGGCGCGGAGGATGGGGGAGAACGGGCGGAAGGCGGTTCTTGAGCGATACAACTGGGGGGAGATGGAGAAGAGGCTGCTTGGGGTGTACCGCGCAATTGAGGGACAGTTGGGGGGTGGCGGGGTCTGA
- a CDS encoding glycosyltransferase family 2 protein, translating to MSNPYPKITVVTPSYNQGQYLEQTIKSVLTQDYPNLEYIILDGGSTDQSVSIIERYDRSLTYWVSEPDGGQAEAIAKGFDVATGDIIAWLNSDDVYLPGTLQRVSEAYNANPSAEWWIGNTFMINPQNRVIVRWYARPTNLQKLLYSGMTAAQPSTFWKRDKYFEYGKLDTQMQFCFDYDLNIRFAQRTVPIYVDAFLSAFRFHPESKTSTLTDVRRRENQLLWDRYNGSKRYRWYDFLRAAYYKSLAYAWYSSRLLLDRDGKKTTYVA from the coding sequence ATGAGTAATCCCTATCCAAAAATTACCGTTGTTACTCCATCATATAACCAGGGGCAGTACCTGGAGCAGACGATCAAATCTGTTCTCACACAAGATTATCCGAACCTTGAATATATTATATTGGATGGAGGCTCTACCGATCAGAGCGTTTCCATCATTGAGCGATACGATCGTTCCCTCACATACTGGGTCAGTGAACCGGATGGTGGTCAGGCGGAAGCGATAGCGAAGGGGTTTGATGTAGCCACGGGAGATATCATCGCCTGGTTGAACTCCGACGACGTCTATCTTCCGGGGACCCTGCAGAGAGTAAGCGAAGCATATAACGCAAACCCTTCTGCCGAATGGTGGATTGGGAATACGTTCATGATAAATCCACAAAATCGTGTCATTGTTCGGTGGTATGCAAGACCCACAAATCTGCAAAAACTCCTCTACTCTGGCATGACGGCAGCTCAACCCTCGACCTTCTGGAAGCGGGACAAATATTTTGAGTATGGGAAGCTGGATACACAGATGCAGTTCTGTTTTGACTATGACCTCAATATCCGCTTTGCACAAAGGACAGTTCCAATCTATGTCGATGCTTTCCTCTCAGCATTCCGTTTCCACCCGGAGTCAAAGACAAGTACTCTTACGGATGTCCGCCGCAGGGAGAATCAATTACTGTGGGACAGGTACAACGGAAGTAAACGCTACCGGTGGTATGACTTCCTGAGGGCCGCTTACTATAAATCGCTGGCCTATGCCTGGTACTCTTCCCGCCTCTTGCTTGACAGGGATGGTAAGAAAACCACATATGTCGCTTAA